One Kitasatospora sp. MAP12-44 DNA segment encodes these proteins:
- a CDS encoding acyl-CoA dehydrogenase family protein yields the protein MSTASIEELRSRTRALLSEHDPATTDPLDFLRARFDAGLAWVHFPVGLGGLGAPRALQAAVDAELAAADAPDNDPRRIGIGLGMAAPTILRYGTAAQQARWLRPLWTGEEVWCQLFSEPGAGSDLAALATRAVPSAEGVWTVDGQKVWTSSAHTARWAILIARTDPALPKHQGITYFVCDMTDPGVEVRPLRQITGEAEFNEVFLTGVRIPDSHRLGAVGEGWQVAQTTLNNERVSIGGQRTPREGGLVGIVSDTWRSRPELRTPELHQRLLKHWVDAEVLRLTGERLRQQLTVGQPGPEGAGTKLGFARLAQELTGFEVELLAEEGLSYDDWTMVRPELVDFNGREAGYRYLRAKGNSIEGGTSEILRNIIAERVLGLPAEPRTDKDVPWKDLAQ from the coding sequence GTGAGCACCGCTTCCATCGAAGAGCTTCGCTCTCGAACGAGAGCACTGCTCTCGGAACACGACCCCGCCACCACCGACCCGCTCGACTTCCTGCGCGCCCGCTTCGACGCGGGCCTCGCCTGGGTGCACTTCCCCGTCGGCCTCGGCGGCCTCGGTGCGCCGCGCGCCCTGCAGGCCGCGGTGGACGCCGAGCTGGCGGCCGCCGACGCCCCCGACAACGACCCGCGCCGGATCGGCATCGGCCTGGGCATGGCCGCCCCGACCATCCTGCGCTACGGCACCGCCGCGCAGCAGGCCCGCTGGCTGCGCCCGCTCTGGACCGGCGAGGAGGTCTGGTGCCAGCTCTTCAGCGAGCCCGGCGCCGGCTCCGACCTGGCCGCCCTCGCCACCCGCGCGGTCCCCAGCGCGGAGGGCGTCTGGACGGTGGACGGCCAGAAGGTGTGGACCTCCAGCGCCCACACCGCCCGCTGGGCCATCCTGATCGCCCGCACCGACCCGGCGCTGCCCAAGCACCAGGGCATCACCTACTTCGTCTGCGACATGACCGACCCCGGCGTCGAGGTCCGCCCGCTGCGCCAGATCACCGGCGAGGCCGAGTTCAACGAGGTCTTCCTGACCGGCGTCAGGATCCCGGACAGCCACCGGCTCGGCGCCGTCGGCGAGGGCTGGCAGGTCGCGCAGACCACCCTCAACAACGAACGCGTCTCCATCGGCGGCCAGCGCACCCCGCGCGAGGGCGGCCTGGTCGGCATCGTCTCCGACACCTGGCGCAGCCGCCCCGAGCTGCGCACCCCCGAGCTGCACCAGCGCCTGCTCAAGCACTGGGTGGACGCCGAGGTGCTGCGGCTCACCGGCGAACGCCTGCGCCAGCAGCTGACGGTGGGCCAACCGGGCCCGGAGGGAGCGGGCACCAAGCTCGGATTCGCCCGGCTGGCCCAGGAGTTGACCGGCTTCGAGGTCGAGCTGCTGGCCGAGGAGGGGCTGAGTTACGACGACTGGACGATGGTCCGCCCCGAACTGGTCGACTTCAACGGCCGCGAGGCCGGCTACCGCTACCTGCGCGCCAAGGGGAACTCCATCGAGGGCGGCACCTCGGAGATCCTGCGCAACATCATCGCCGAACGCGTCCTCGGCCTGCCCGCGGAGCCGCGCACCGACAAGGACGTGCCCTGGAAGGACCTCGCGCAATGA
- a CDS encoding acyl-CoA dehydrogenase family protein, with protein MTADPNLLYSEIEEELRASVRDLLADHSPVSAVLARIEGSDGYDPALWRKLAADLGAAGLQVPESHGGAGASLRETAVVLEELGRSVAPVPFLGSAVLATTALLLAGDDAVRSLADGSRTGTLAVPFSTAPFSTAPGRPFTSSVTLGPGGTLSGRVTSVADARSADLLVVPAADGSLHLVETGYELTARTSLDLTRPLADLTFDRTPARPLTADPAVLAHTLLTGAGLLASEQLGIAEWCLTSTVGYLRERRQFNRPLGSFQALKHRLADLWLDVVGARAAARSAADALATASADAPVAVAVAASHCGTAAVRAAEECIQLHGGIGMTWEHPAHLYLKRAKADHLALGTPAHHRAVLAELVDLPA; from the coding sequence ATGACCGCCGACCCGAACCTGCTCTACTCCGAGATCGAGGAGGAGCTGCGCGCCAGCGTGCGCGACCTGCTCGCGGACCACAGCCCGGTCTCCGCCGTACTGGCCCGCATCGAGGGCTCGGACGGCTACGACCCGGCGCTCTGGCGGAAGTTGGCCGCCGACCTCGGCGCCGCCGGGCTCCAGGTGCCCGAGTCACACGGTGGGGCCGGCGCCTCCCTTCGCGAAACCGCCGTCGTGCTGGAGGAGTTGGGGCGCTCGGTGGCGCCGGTACCGTTCCTCGGCAGCGCGGTGCTCGCCACCACCGCCCTGCTGCTGGCCGGCGACGACGCCGTCCGCTCGCTCGCGGACGGCTCGCGGACCGGCACCCTCGCCGTCCCCTTCTCCACCGCCCCCTTCTCCACCGCCCCCGGTCGGCCGTTCACCTCGTCGGTGACACTGGGCCCGGGCGGAACGCTCAGCGGCCGGGTCACCTCGGTGGCCGACGCCCGCTCGGCCGACCTGCTCGTGGTGCCCGCCGCCGACGGCTCGCTGCACCTGGTCGAGACCGGCTACGAGCTCACCGCCCGCACCTCGCTGGACCTCACCCGCCCACTCGCCGACCTCACCTTCGACCGCACCCCGGCCCGCCCACTCACCGCCGACCCCGCCGTCCTGGCGCACACCCTGCTCACCGGCGCCGGCCTGCTCGCCTCCGAGCAGCTGGGCATCGCCGAGTGGTGCCTGACCAGCACGGTCGGATACCTGCGCGAGCGGCGCCAGTTCAACCGTCCACTGGGCTCCTTCCAGGCCCTCAAGCACCGGCTCGCCGACCTCTGGCTCGACGTGGTCGGCGCCCGCGCCGCGGCCCGATCCGCCGCCGACGCCCTCGCCACCGCGAGCGCGGACGCACCGGTCGCCGTGGCGGTCGCGGCCTCGCACTGCGGCACGGCGGCGGTCCGCGCGGCCGAGGAGTGCATCCAGCTCCACGGCGGCATCGGCATGACCTGGGAGCACCCGGCCCACCTCTACCTCAAGCGCGCCAAGGCCGACCACCTCGCCCTCGGCACCCCGGCCCACCACCGCGCCGTCCTGGCCGAGTTGGTGGACCTCCCGGCATAG
- a CDS encoding SDR family NAD(P)-dependent oxidoreductase, translating to MTGAYGDQRIVVTGAGNGIGAALAAAFAAEGARVVVNDLDADAARHTAAEIGALAVAVPGDAATREGVTALIEAARAELGGIDVYCANAGVPVGGGPEAAESVWAAAWEVNVMAHVRAADLLLPDWLERGSGRFVSTVSAAGLLTMLGAAPYSVSKHAALAFAEWLSATYRHRGIKVHALCPLGVRTQILTDAGEWGQALLAADAIEPDDVARAVLAALAAEQFLILPHPEVADYYAGKAADPGRWLGAMNHLQQKITGQKTIGQKVIGESV from the coding sequence GTGACCGGCGCCTATGGTGATCAGCGGATCGTCGTCACCGGCGCCGGGAACGGCATCGGGGCCGCGCTGGCCGCCGCGTTCGCCGCCGAGGGCGCCCGCGTGGTGGTCAACGACCTGGACGCCGACGCCGCTCGCCACACCGCCGCTGAGATCGGCGCGCTCGCCGTCGCCGTCCCCGGGGACGCCGCGACCCGCGAGGGCGTCACCGCGCTGATCGAGGCGGCCCGCGCCGAGCTCGGCGGCATCGACGTCTACTGCGCCAACGCGGGCGTCCCCGTGGGCGGTGGGCCCGAGGCGGCCGAGTCCGTCTGGGCGGCAGCCTGGGAGGTCAACGTGATGGCGCACGTACGCGCCGCCGACCTGCTGCTCCCCGACTGGCTGGAGCGCGGCTCCGGCCGCTTCGTCTCCACCGTCTCGGCCGCCGGGCTGCTCACCATGCTGGGCGCGGCGCCGTACTCGGTCTCCAAGCATGCCGCGCTGGCCTTCGCCGAGTGGCTCAGCGCCACCTACCGCCACCGCGGCATCAAGGTGCACGCGCTCTGCCCGCTCGGCGTGCGGACCCAGATCCTCACGGACGCCGGCGAGTGGGGCCAGGCGCTGCTTGCGGCCGACGCCATCGAGCCGGACGACGTCGCCCGGGCCGTGCTGGCGGCGCTGGCGGCCGAGCAGTTCCTGATCCTGCCGCACCCCGAGGTGGCCGACTACTACGCGGGCAAGGCCGCCGACCCCGGCCGCTGGCTGGGCGCGATGAACCACCTGCAGCAGAAGATCACCGGCCAGAAGACCATCGGCCAAAAGGTCATCGGGGAGAGCGTGTGA
- a CDS encoding GNAT family N-acetyltransferase, translating to MTELTIRSATPDDVHALLDFWKSAAEGTSISDDEAGVGRLIARDADAMLIAEHAGRMVGTVIAGWDGWRCHLYRLAVDPAARRQGIASALLAAAEQRFTTLGGRRADAMVLEHNELGQHTWQAAGYAPEPQWRRWTKPLEQR from the coding sequence ATGACCGAGTTGACCATCCGCTCCGCCACCCCCGACGACGTCCATGCGCTGCTGGACTTCTGGAAGTCCGCCGCCGAGGGGACGAGCATCAGCGACGACGAAGCCGGCGTCGGCCGCCTGATCGCCCGCGACGCCGACGCCATGCTCATCGCCGAGCACGCCGGCCGGATGGTCGGCACGGTCATCGCAGGCTGGGACGGCTGGCGCTGCCACCTCTACCGCCTCGCCGTGGACCCCGCCGCCCGCCGCCAGGGCATCGCCAGCGCCCTGCTGGCAGCGGCAGAGCAACGCTTCACCACTCTCGGCGGCCGCCGAGCCGACGCAATGGTCCTGGAACACAACGAACTCGGCCAACACACCTGGCAAGCCGCCGGATACGCCCCCGAGCCCCAGTGGCGCCGCTGGACCAAGCCCTTGGAACAGCGGTAA
- a CDS encoding organic hydroperoxide resistance protein, producing MSTLYTTEALSTGDGRNGEVRTSDGVLDELLAVPKEMGGPGGDKTNPEQLFAAGYAACFHNGMRLIAGQQKLKLGESTVRSTVSLIALDNGGFSLQVALSAHLPGLDQATADQLVETTHQVCPYSNATRGNISVTLEATV from the coding sequence ATGTCCACGCTCTACACCACCGAAGCACTCTCGACCGGCGACGGCCGCAACGGCGAGGTCCGCACCTCCGACGGAGTGCTCGACGAACTCCTCGCGGTCCCGAAGGAGATGGGCGGCCCCGGCGGCGACAAGACCAACCCCGAGCAGCTCTTCGCCGCCGGCTACGCCGCGTGCTTCCACAACGGGATGCGCCTGATAGCAGGTCAGCAGAAGCTGAAGCTGGGCGAGTCAACCGTCAGGTCCACGGTGAGCCTGATCGCCCTGGACAACGGAGGCTTCTCGCTGCAGGTCGCCCTGTCGGCGCACCTGCCCGGCCTGGACCAGGCCACCGCCGACCAGCTCGTGGAGACAACCCACCAGGTGTGCCCGTACTCCAACGCCACCCGAGGGAACATCTCCGTCACCCTCGAAGCGACGGTCTGA
- a CDS encoding serine protease, with translation MKNSLLGALVATLLAGTGALAGAAAPAQAATPAVTVSYAGTVALSDCSGSVVRMPNSVSTDPALVLTNGHCLETGMPNPGQVIVNQPSTRSFTLLSASGGRLGTLRATKVVYATMTDTDVTLYQLNTSYAAIQQRYHISPLTISASHPVAGDSIKVVSGYWKTTYSCSIDGFVYNLDEAGWTWKDSVRYTSTCNTIGGTSGSPVIDTATGLLVAVNNTGNENGETCTLDNPCEVDQNGNVTVHQGTNYAEETYLLTACFAPGNQLQLDLPGCALPTP, from the coding sequence GTGAAGAACTCCCTGCTCGGCGCGCTGGTCGCAACCCTGCTCGCCGGCACCGGCGCCCTGGCCGGCGCGGCGGCGCCCGCCCAGGCCGCGACGCCCGCGGTGACCGTCAGCTACGCCGGAACGGTCGCGCTGAGCGACTGCTCCGGCTCGGTGGTGCGGATGCCCAACTCGGTGAGCACCGATCCCGCTCTGGTGCTCACCAACGGCCACTGCCTGGAGACCGGTATGCCCAACCCGGGCCAGGTCATCGTCAACCAGCCCTCCACGCGCAGCTTCACGCTGCTGAGCGCCTCGGGCGGCCGGCTCGGCACTCTGCGGGCCACCAAGGTGGTCTATGCCACCATGACCGACACGGATGTGACGCTGTATCAGTTGAACACCAGCTACGCGGCGATACAACAGCGCTACCACATCAGTCCGTTGACCATCTCCGCCAGCCACCCGGTGGCCGGCGACTCGATCAAGGTGGTCTCCGGCTACTGGAAGACCACCTACTCGTGCTCGATCGACGGATTTGTCTACAACCTCGATGAGGCCGGCTGGACCTGGAAGGACTCGGTTCGCTACACCTCCACCTGCAACACCATCGGCGGGACGTCCGGTTCCCCGGTGATCGACACCGCCACCGGCCTGCTGGTCGCGGTCAACAACACCGGCAATGAGAACGGCGAGACCTGCACCCTCGACAACCCGTGCGAGGTCGACCAGAACGGCAATGTGACGGTCCATCAGGGAACCAACTATGCCGAGGAGACCTACCTGCTGACCGCCTGCTTCGCACCCGGCAATCAGCTCCAACTGGACCTGCCGGGCTGCGCGCTGCCCACCCCCTGA
- a CDS encoding phosphotransferase family protein: protein MTDTPPGLDLARLQAHLGTGPLHAELIEGGRSNLTYRLTDGTTRWVLRRPPLGHVLATAHDMGREFRVISALHGSAVPVPRTVRLTTDPEVIGAPFYLMEFVDGTAHRDSAALAALGPIRVRALAEHLLDTLVALHAIDPQEVGLADFGRPDGFLQRQVRRWGQQLDASRSREVAGIDELRGLLAEALPASPAPTLVHGDYRLDNVLVGPDDRITAVLDWEMSTLGDPLTDLGLLVTYTELADRFAGVLPGVALAPGFPTGRELAARYAQGSGRDIAAVNWYVAFASFKLAVVLEGIHYRYSQGRTVGSGFDRVGALVPLFVDHGLTALKER, encoded by the coding sequence ATGACGGACACTCCCCCCGGGCTCGACCTCGCACGACTGCAAGCCCACCTCGGGACCGGGCCGCTGCATGCCGAGCTGATCGAGGGCGGCCGCTCCAACCTCACCTACCGGCTCACCGACGGCACGACGCGCTGGGTGCTGCGCCGGCCGCCGCTGGGGCACGTCCTGGCCACCGCGCACGACATGGGGCGCGAGTTCCGCGTGATCAGCGCGCTGCACGGCTCGGCCGTGCCGGTGCCGCGCACCGTGCGGCTGACCACCGACCCGGAGGTGATCGGCGCGCCGTTCTACCTGATGGAGTTCGTGGACGGCACCGCGCACCGCGACAGCGCCGCCCTGGCCGCGCTCGGACCGATCCGGGTCCGCGCGCTGGCCGAGCACCTGCTCGACACGCTCGTCGCGTTGCATGCGATCGACCCGCAGGAAGTCGGGCTGGCCGACTTCGGGCGGCCCGACGGCTTTCTGCAGCGCCAGGTCCGACGCTGGGGGCAGCAGCTGGACGCCTCCCGCAGCCGCGAGGTGGCGGGGATCGACGAACTGCGCGGCCTGCTGGCCGAGGCGCTGCCCGCCTCCCCCGCGCCGACGCTGGTGCACGGTGACTACCGGCTGGACAACGTGCTGGTCGGGCCGGACGACCGGATCACCGCCGTGCTGGACTGGGAGATGTCCACCCTCGGCGACCCGCTCACCGACCTCGGGCTGCTGGTGACCTACACCGAGCTGGCCGACCGCTTCGCCGGTGTGCTGCCCGGGGTGGCGCTGGCCCCCGGGTTCCCGACCGGCCGGGAGCTCGCCGCCCGCTACGCGCAGGGCTCGGGGCGCGACATCGCGGCCGTCAACTGGTACGTCGCCTTCGCCTCGTTCAAGCTCGCCGTGGTGCTGGAGGGCATCCACTACCGCTACAGCCAGGGCCGAACCGTCGGCTCCGGCTTCGACCGGGTCGGCGCGCTGGTGCCGCTCTTCGTCGACCACGGACTGACCGCCCTGAAGGAGCGCTGA
- a CDS encoding DUF397 domain-containing protein: MPVRDSKDPDGPALLFSANAWQAFVDGLRAGDFPADC, translated from the coding sequence ATGCCGGTCCGTGACTCCAAGGACCCGGACGGGCCCGCGCTGCTCTTCTCCGCCAACGCGTGGCAGGCGTTCGTGGACGGCTTGCGCGCCGGGGACTTCCCCGCCGACTGCTGA
- a CDS encoding TetR/AcrR family transcriptional regulator, with protein sequence MTSQQHADLWSGERPEAARRLLLAAVESFATRGFHATTTRDIATAAGMSPAALYIHYPSKAALLAEISRQGHAATLALVEEAAAHSDDPLCRMRRLVEEFTAWHARGHTVGRIVNYELRALPAEDFEVVAELRRRIEDTVKKVIEDGVAAGVFNTPEPRTAARAVTSLGIDVARWYSERSSETPQQLGERYGVLVLRMLGASAA encoded by the coding sequence ATGACCAGCCAGCAGCACGCCGACCTGTGGTCCGGGGAGCGTCCCGAGGCCGCGCGGCGCCTGCTGCTCGCCGCCGTGGAGTCCTTCGCCACCCGCGGCTTCCATGCCACCACCACCCGTGACATCGCCACCGCCGCCGGCATGAGCCCGGCCGCGCTCTACATCCACTACCCCTCCAAGGCCGCGCTGCTCGCCGAGATCAGCCGCCAGGGGCACGCCGCCACGCTCGCCCTGGTCGAGGAGGCCGCCGCGCACAGCGACGACCCGCTGTGCCGGATGCGACGCCTGGTGGAGGAGTTCACGGCCTGGCACGCCCGCGGCCACACGGTCGGGCGAATCGTGAACTACGAGCTGCGCGCGCTGCCGGCCGAGGACTTCGAGGTGGTCGCCGAGCTGCGCCGACGGATCGAGGACACCGTCAAGAAGGTGATCGAGGACGGCGTGGCGGCCGGCGTCTTCAACACCCCCGAGCCCCGTACGGCCGCCCGCGCGGTGACCTCGCTGGGGATCGACGTGGCGCGCTGGTACAGCGAGCGCAGCAGCGAGACCCCGCAGCAGCTCGGCGAGCGCTACGGGGTCCTGGTCCTGCGGATGCTCGGCGCGAGCGCGGCCTGA
- a CDS encoding SDR family oxidoreductase produces the protein MTDSFKGQVALVTGASRGIGLGIARELVSRGAKVCITARNPEPLAEAVRDLGGPEHAIAVAGKADDPAHQQDAVDRTLAAFGRLDLLVNNTGINPIFGPVLETDPAAAAKILAVNVLGPLAWTRLAHAAWMGEHGGAIVNVSSIAGLRTSPGIGMYGVSKAALSRLTMELAGELGPGIRVNAVAPAVVKTRFAEALYVGREEEAAAPYPLKRLGVPEDVAGAVAFLLSADAAWITGQTLVVDGGVTLGGGL, from the coding sequence ATGACGGATTCGTTCAAGGGGCAGGTGGCACTGGTCACCGGGGCCAGCCGGGGAATCGGGTTGGGCATCGCCAGGGAGCTGGTGAGCCGCGGGGCCAAGGTCTGCATCACCGCGCGCAACCCCGAGCCGCTCGCCGAGGCGGTGCGCGACCTGGGTGGCCCCGAGCACGCGATCGCGGTGGCGGGCAAGGCGGACGACCCGGCCCACCAGCAGGATGCCGTCGACCGGACCCTCGCGGCCTTCGGCCGGCTCGACCTGCTGGTCAACAACACCGGCATCAACCCGATCTTCGGCCCGGTGCTGGAGACCGACCCGGCCGCCGCCGCCAAGATCCTGGCGGTCAACGTGCTGGGCCCGCTCGCCTGGACCCGGCTCGCGCACGCCGCCTGGATGGGCGAGCACGGCGGCGCGATCGTCAACGTCTCCTCCATCGCCGGGCTGCGCACCTCGCCCGGGATCGGCATGTACGGCGTCAGCAAGGCGGCGCTCTCCCGGCTGACCATGGAGCTGGCCGGCGAGCTCGGTCCGGGCATCCGGGTCAACGCGGTGGCGCCCGCGGTGGTCAAGACCCGCTTCGCCGAGGCGCTGTACGTCGGGCGTGAGGAGGAGGCGGCCGCGCCGTACCCGCTCAAGCGCCTGGGCGTGCCCGAGGACGTCGCGGGCGCGGTGGCCTTCCTGCTCTCCGCCGACGCCGCCTGGATCACCGGCCAGACCCTGGTGGTCGACGGCGGCGTGACGCTGGGCGGTGGGCTGTGA
- a CDS encoding acyl-CoA dehydrogenase family protein → MDFGYDARTEELRGRLTAFLDEHVYPAEPLLTAQLADPARDPWAVPAVFGELQQEAKRRGLWNLFLPGELGAGLTNLQYAPLAELTGRSVQLAPAALNCAAPDTGNMEVLAQFGDEAQRKQWLEPLLAGEIRSAFAMTEPEVASSDASNIETRIERDGDSYVVTGRKWYITGAMNPECRIFIVMGKTDPTADPRRQQSMILVPRDTPGVVVKRGMTVFGYDDSDHGGHAEVLFEGARVPVGNLIGEAGSGFAIAQARLGPGRIHHCMRAIGMAERALELMCRRVGERVAFGRPLAAQGVIQDWIAESRVRIEQARLLVLKTAWLMDTVGNRGAHTEIQAIKIIVPQTVEWILDKAVQAHGAAGVSQDTPLAHLWAGIRTLRLADGPDEVHRRSLARRELKKYQEGRA, encoded by the coding sequence ATGGACTTCGGCTACGACGCCCGCACCGAGGAGCTTCGGGGGCGGCTCACCGCCTTCCTGGACGAGCACGTGTATCCGGCCGAGCCACTGCTCACCGCCCAACTCGCCGACCCCGCACGGGATCCGTGGGCGGTGCCGGCGGTCTTCGGCGAGCTGCAGCAGGAGGCCAAGCGGCGCGGACTGTGGAATCTGTTCCTGCCCGGGGAGTTGGGCGCGGGCCTGACCAACCTCCAGTACGCGCCGCTGGCCGAACTGACCGGCCGCAGCGTGCAACTCGCGCCGGCCGCGCTCAACTGCGCCGCCCCCGACACCGGGAACATGGAGGTGCTGGCCCAGTTCGGCGACGAGGCCCAGCGCAAGCAGTGGCTGGAGCCTCTGCTGGCCGGCGAGATCCGCTCCGCCTTCGCGATGACCGAGCCGGAGGTCGCCTCCTCGGACGCGAGCAACATCGAGACCCGGATCGAGCGCGACGGCGACTCGTACGTGGTCACCGGCCGCAAGTGGTACATCACCGGTGCAATGAACCCCGAGTGCCGGATCTTCATCGTGATGGGCAAGACCGATCCCACGGCCGACCCGCGCCGGCAGCAGTCGATGATCCTGGTGCCGCGCGACACGCCCGGGGTCGTCGTCAAGCGCGGGATGACCGTCTTCGGCTACGACGACAGTGACCACGGCGGGCATGCCGAGGTGCTCTTCGAGGGCGCCCGGGTGCCGGTGGGCAACCTGATCGGCGAGGCGGGCTCCGGCTTCGCGATCGCACAGGCGCGGCTCGGGCCGGGGCGGATCCACCACTGCATGCGGGCGATCGGGATGGCCGAGCGGGCGCTGGAGTTGATGTGCCGGCGGGTCGGCGAGCGGGTGGCGTTCGGGCGTCCGCTGGCCGCGCAGGGGGTGATCCAGGACTGGATCGCGGAGTCCCGGGTGCGGATCGAGCAGGCGCGGCTGCTGGTGCTGAAGACCGCCTGGCTGATGGACACGGTGGGCAACCGGGGTGCGCACACCGAGATCCAGGCCATCAAGATCATCGTCCCGCAGACGGTCGAGTGGATCCTCGACAAGGCCGTCCAGGCTCACGGCGCCGCGGGGGTCAGCCAGGACACCCCGCTCGCCCACCTCTGGGCCGGCATCCGCACCCTGCGGCTGGCCGACGGACCGGACGAGGTGCACCGCCGCTCGCTGGCCCGTCGCGAGCTGAAGAAGTACCAGGAGGGCCGGGCGTGA
- a CDS encoding helix-turn-helix transcriptional regulator, which yields MKSKSQLGRFLRTRRAQLQPSDVGLPEFDERRRVPGLRRDELARLAGVSESYYTRLEQGLSRGASTEVLDALARALRLDDTEQRHLYDLAGVGRKGGHDRTRKPSTPERVTRTTQQLIDAFGDTPVVVLGRSSDVLAWNRTGHALFAGHLDPSSPQDPARRPNTARLVFRDAHTRELYEDWPKKARDAVGRLRLAVGRYPDDPLLAALIGELVMHSQEFTDLWSEHRVRAWDIAAYRMRHPLVGAMDVTQQAMAVPNEQGQRLVAVTAVAGSASQAALTLLAQAITPATTPAVVGHTRPATENQPTLPEHL from the coding sequence ATGAAGAGCAAGTCGCAGTTGGGACGGTTCCTGCGGACGCGTCGGGCGCAACTACAGCCGTCGGACGTCGGGTTGCCGGAGTTCGACGAGCGGCGGCGGGTGCCGGGACTGCGCCGGGACGAGCTCGCCCGGTTGGCGGGGGTGAGCGAGTCGTACTACACGCGGCTGGAGCAGGGGCTGTCGCGGGGCGCGTCGACGGAGGTACTGGATGCGCTCGCCAGGGCACTTCGCCTGGACGACACCGAGCAGCGTCACCTGTACGACCTCGCCGGTGTCGGGCGGAAAGGCGGTCATGACCGAACCCGCAAGCCGTCGACACCCGAGCGCGTCACCAGGACGACCCAGCAGCTGATCGACGCCTTCGGGGACACTCCGGTCGTCGTGCTCGGTCGCAGCAGCGACGTACTGGCCTGGAACCGCACCGGGCATGCGCTCTTCGCCGGGCACCTCGACCCCAGCAGCCCGCAGGACCCGGCCCGGCGTCCGAACACAGCACGGCTGGTCTTCCGGGACGCCCACACCCGGGAGCTGTACGAGGACTGGCCGAAGAAGGCCAGAGACGCGGTAGGGAGACTGCGACTGGCCGTAGGCCGGTACCCCGACGATCCACTGCTGGCCGCACTGATCGGTGAACTGGTCATGCATAGCCAGGAGTTCACCGACCTGTGGTCCGAGCACCGGGTCCGCGCCTGGGACATCGCGGCCTACCGGATGCGGCATCCGCTCGTCGGAGCGATGGATGTCACCCAGCAGGCCATGGCGGTCCCGAACGAGCAAGGACAGCGACTCGTCGCTGTCACCGCCGTGGCGGGTTCCGCCTCGCAGGCCGCGCTGACCCTGCTCGCCCAAGCCATCACCCCTGCCACCACCCCTGCCGTTGTCGGACACACTCGTCCGGCAACCGAGAACCAGCCCACCCTTCCTGAACACCTGTGA